The following proteins come from a genomic window of Methanothermobacter thermautotrophicus:
- a CDS encoding P-II family nitrogen regulator has protein sequence MKEIVAIIRPEKLEEVKNALESAGCHGMTVTEVRGRGRQLGITESYRGRDYRIDLLPKTKIEIVVNDEDVDRVVETIVKSAQTGDIGDGKIFISGVDEVVRIRTGESGEKAV, from the coding sequence ATGAAGGAGATAGTGGCCATAATAAGACCTGAAAAGCTGGAGGAAGTTAAAAACGCCCTTGAATCCGCAGGATGCCACGGTATGACTGTGACAGAGGTCAGGGGACGTGGAAGACAGCTCGGTATAACAGAGAGTTACCGTGGAAGGGACTACAGGATAGACCTCCTCCCCAAGACAAAGATTGAGATAGTGGTGAATGATGAGGACGTGGACCGTGTTGTTGAAACGATAGTTAAGAGCGCCCAGACAGGGGACATAGGTGATGGAAAGATATTCATCTCAGGTGTAGACGAAGTTGTGAGGATAAGAACAGGTGAAAGCGGAGAAAAGGCTGTTTAA
- the pdxS gene encoding pyridoxal 5'-phosphate synthase lyase subunit PdxS, giving the protein MLHGTEVLKKGFAKMTKGGVIMDVVNAEQAAIAEDSGAVAVMALEKVPADIRASGGVARMADPNKVQEIMDAVSIPVMAKVRIGHFVEAQVLEALGVDMIDESEVLTPADERFHIDKKKFTVPFVCGARNLGEALRRIDEGAAMIRTKGEPGTGNIVEAVRHMRIMMSEIREIQNKEEEELWEVARKIEAPLELVRETAKLGKLPVVNFAAGGVATPADAALMMQLGADGVFVGSGIFKSDNPEGYARAIVEATAHYDDPEVIAEVSRGLGTAMRGLEISEIPEEGRMQDRGW; this is encoded by the coding sequence TCAAGAAGGGATTTGCAAAGATGACCAAGGGCGGCGTTATAATGGACGTTGTGAACGCTGAACAGGCAGCAATTGCAGAGGATTCAGGAGCAGTCGCTGTCATGGCCCTTGAAAAGGTACCAGCCGATATAAGGGCTTCAGGGGGAGTTGCAAGGATGGCTGATCCAAACAAGGTCCAGGAAATAATGGATGCAGTGTCCATACCTGTAATGGCCAAGGTCAGGATAGGACACTTCGTGGAGGCCCAGGTCCTCGAGGCCCTCGGCGTTGACATGATAGATGAGAGTGAGGTCCTGACACCTGCCGATGAGAGGTTCCACATAGACAAGAAGAAATTCACTGTGCCATTTGTCTGCGGTGCAAGGAACCTTGGAGAGGCCCTCAGGAGGATAGATGAGGGCGCCGCCATGATAAGGACCAAGGGGGAACCAGGGACAGGCAACATTGTTGAAGCTGTAAGGCACATGAGGATAATGATGAGTGAGATCAGGGAGATCCAGAACAAGGAGGAAGAGGAGCTCTGGGAGGTTGCAAGAAAGATTGAGGCCCCCCTTGAACTTGTCAGGGAAACAGCGAAACTTGGAAAGCTCCCTGTGGTTAACTTTGCAGCCGGGGGGGTTGCAACACCTGCAGATGCAGCCCTCATGATGCAGCTTGGAGCCGACGGTGTCTTTGTTGGTTCAGGTATATTCAAATCAGACAACCCTGAAGGGTATGCCAGGGCCATAGTTGAGGCCACAGCCCACTATGATGACCCGGAGGTTATAGCAGAGGTCTCCAGGGGGCTTGGAACAGCCATGAGGGGCCTGGAGATCAGTGAAATCCCTGAAGAGGGCAGGATGCAGGATAGGGGATGGTAG